The following are from one region of the Syngnathus acus chromosome 19, fSynAcu1.2, whole genome shotgun sequence genome:
- the LOC119138268 gene encoding zinc finger protein 503-like, translating into MITSPTVTVLRHSTNSAWESRSSPGERGAPSPDSRLYAHRSTTAPNNSVVSSPADPNRQAGRLPIKLLKMLTARAGHIIHPEYLQPLPSTPISPIELDAKKSPLALLAQTCSQIGKPDPPASSKLSSVASGGDKESKAGPLKISDIGADDKSSFKPYAKSASSSDSKKESILSGDKNGFRVPSAACPPFTPRTGSRSVSPSSCASASPLPCDGKPAADKDDKKECERHKNASSPESGRTSGISPDGSQEIAPGSKVVTTDSSSVTSSVLGSGLVAPVSPYKPGHTVFPLSYPGSLAGAYASYAQPFLPPGMSLEHAKSSSQLLSAQFAACSKAGSSPMARASPPSLMSAGLCRDPYCLSYHCTGHLSVTSGANCAHDAAASALKSGYPLVYSAHPLHAVPSSAPSFGGHPLYPYGFVLPNDPLPHVCNWVSANGACDKRFSSSEELLGHLRTHTAFAAGSEKLLAGYPGSLGAMACHVHLPSGGSPVSPGAALALRGNPHHPLGLASRYHPYSKSPLPAPGAPVPMPAATGAYYSPYALYGQRLTTASALGYQ; encoded by the exons ATGATCACATCGCCCACGGTGACCGTCCTGAGACACAGCACTAATTCAGCGTGGGAGAGCCGCTCCTCGCCCGGGGAGAGAGGCGCACCGAGCCCCGACAGCCGCCTGTACGCGCACCGCAGCACCACCGCCCCCAACAACTCCGTCGTCTCCTCTCCCGCAGACCCAAACCGCCAAGCCGGCCGTCTGCCTATTAAGCTGCTAAAAATGCTCACGGCCCGGGCGGGACACATCATCCACCCGGAGTACCTCCAGCCGCTGCCGTCCACGCCGATAAGCCCCATCGAG CTGGACGCCAAGAAGAGCCCACTGGCACTTTTGGCTCAAACATGCTCCCAGATCGGGAAGCCGGACCCCCCGGCCTCCTCCAAGCTTTCCTCGGTGGCGAGCGGCGGGGACAAGGAGAGCAAAGCCGGGCCGCTGAAGATCAGCGACATCGGCGCGGACGACAAGTCGAGCTTCAAGCCCTATGCCAAGTCGGCGTCATCTTCGGACAGCAAGAAGGAGTCGATCCTGAGCGGAGATAAGAACGGTTTTCGGGTGCCGAGCGCCGCCTGCCCGCCGTTCACGCCCAGGACCGGCAGCCGGAGCGTGAGCCCCAGTTCTTGCGCCTCTGCCTCACCGCTGCCGTGTGACGGCAAACCGGCGGCGGATAAGGACGACAAAAAGGAGTGCGAGCGCCATAAAAATGCGTCGTCGCCGGAGAGCGGCAGGACGAGTGGAATTAGCCCCGATGGCAGCCAGGAGATCGCGCCCGGGTCAAAGGTCGTCACAACGGACTCGTCATCCGTCACCTCGTCGGTGCTGGGCTCCGGACTGGTGGCTCCGGTTTCCCCCTACAAGCCCGGCCACACGGTTTTCCCCCTTTCCTACCCTGGGAGTTTAGCGGGCGCTTACGCGAGTTACGCGCAGCCCTTCCTGCCGCCGGGCATGAGTCTGGAGCACGCCAAGTCCAGCAGTCAGCTCCTGAGTGCTCAATTTGCAGCGTGCAGCAAGGCCGGGAGCAGCCCCATGGCAAGGGCATCCCCTCCCTCGCTCATGTCCGCCGGCTTGTGTCGGGACCCGTACTGCCTCAGCTACCACTGCACCGGCCATTTGTCGGTGACCTCCGGCGCCAACTGCGCGCATGACGCCGCCGCCTCGGCCCTCAAGTCGGGATACCCGCTCGTGTACTCGGCGCACCCGCTGCACGCCGTGCCGTCGTCGGCGCCGTCCTTCGGCGGACACCCGCTGTATCCGTACGGATTCGTGCTGCCCAACGACCCGCTGCCCCACGTCTGCAACTGGGTGTCGGCCAACGGCGCGTGTGACAAGCGCTTCTCCAGCTCCGAGGAGCTGCTGGGCCACCTGCGGACTCACACGGCCTTCGCGGCCGGCTCGGAGAAGCTGCTCGCAGGCTACCCGGGCTCGTTAGGAGCCATGGCCTGCCACGTGCATTTGCCGTCCGGCGGCAGCCCGGTCAGCCCCGGCGCGGCGCTCGCCCTGCGAGGGAACCCGCATCACCCGCTTGGACTGGCCAGCCGCTATCACCCGTACTCCAAGAGCCCCCTGCCTGCCCCGGGAGCCCCCGTGCCGATGCCCGCCGCCACCGGAGCCTATTACTCCCCGTACGCCTTGTACGGCCAAAGACTGACCACGGCCTCGGCTTTGGGCTACCAGTAG